The genomic window TAAAGGAAGTACTTTGCTCAAAAGGTCACCTTTACATCTGATGGTTTTTAATCTCTTCCCAATAACAAGTTGCAGTAATCATTGCTAGAAGTGAAACAGGATCATTCTTCAAAGAAAGCTTTTCCCAGCTCCAACTTCTCCTCCAGCTCATTTTCAACCCCCACTCCCCCCTcatgcagcagcacaaacctgtgTTTAGCACATACtaatggcaaaaaaaatcatattgaaGCCACAAAACAATGGTGGGGGAGTGAGACTGCAAAGCAAACCACCTCAGTTTCGCTTGAAACTTGGATACAAGTTGACAGAGTTAACTTGTTCCTGAACTAAGTGCCAGACATTTCTTTGGCAACAAGTTGTTTCTTCCAGCTCTGCCTATGTCTGATTTCACAGGAACAGCCACTGGCAAAAGAATGGAAAACATCGTCCAGGCATGAGACACAGGAATTTATTGAGCTGGGACAGGCAATGGCTGGTGGAAAGGCAATTTCAGCAATAAAAAATGTGTACATTGTGCTTTGTTTATCTTGGTGTTCTGCTTTACTCAGAGTTTACACACTGGCACCTTCCCAAAGAAAGTACTAgcacagtgtcccagtggggaCAGAGTAAATCTCTGAGCTACAGGTGAGTTGCAATCCTCCCAACTCCCACTGAGCAGAATTAACCTGTTCAAGCTGCTCAAATGTTTGTGGTTGTGGGAAGCCCCAGGATGTGGAACTCACCTGTCCTGTTGAGCCTGACTTTAGCATGGGAAAACTAAAAGCTTTTCTCACTTATGCCCTTTGTTTTGATTCTTGCCCTTCCTCTGTTTTAAGAGGGAAAGACACTGGAGCTGGGCCCAGGATCCCACATGCTGCCAAcatcctgcccctgctctgcccacaTCCACTCAGCAAACACACAAGAGGGGCAGTTCAGAATTTATAAATCTTTATTTGACTCATCTCAGACACAACCACCAAttgtttataaagaaaaatacagaagtaaTTGAAAGCAATCATTCCTCTTCCAACACACAGGGAATGGAAAGTGTACCAGAGACTCTTTCCAGGAGCAGTGCCAAACAATTCATGCTTCCCTCTTATGTTCCCTTCTGATGTTTGGCCATTTTtaagtacaaaaaaaaattgctgaaatGCCCCCTTTTTCACCAGCAGGTACTTTGACCCTAAGTGAGGAGAAAGCAAAATGTCTCCTACTCGTTTGAACATAAAAAAGAAGAACCCCACCCCATGAGAAAACAGGAGATGGGATATGTAAGTGCAGAGTCCTGCAGCAGATCAAGGGAATGTGCCACTGCCATCATCCCAGGAGAGCACAGGGTCCTGGCTCAGTGTCACACACCCACGGTCCACACAGGCACAACACCACAGCACTGTAACCAAAacctaaagaaagaaaagtcaaCTTCTGCCAccctgttcagcctgaagaggaGGTATCTCAGACCTGGAGAGTAGAGCTGTGCCTTTCCTACTCCTTGGGGATTTCAAACATGCAAAGGCTCTTGTACTTCTGCAGCAGCTCGTTTTTGGTCCGGACCTGCTCCCGCaggttctgcagctgctgctgctgctgctctgggctcacCCCGATGCCAGGCATGGAGCTGATCAGCTTCCTCATCTCCTGGAACTTGTTCTTGAGCTCATTCAGTACCTGATGAACATCCTGGCTGTCCTTGTCCATGCTGCAGAGGAGAGAAAGTCAAGACACTGTGAATTCTCCTACTGAAAATGCTGCAATTTCCAATACAGCCAGGGTTTAAACTGGAATTCACTAGGAAAATTGCTCTTGGTATCTAGCTGCACACACCTGATTCACCTATCCCAATAAAAGGACACAGATGGATATACAGACTGGGTAGCTCATGGGCAAACTGGTTTCCTGCAAATTTCCAGTACACAAGCCTGTCATCTCAGGATGCATTAATCAGGttaggagctgctctgcagctttcaAACATCACCCTGGAGCAGGCTAAATTCTTCCTCTGAACTCCTGTACCTCTCTTTGGGGAAGGTAAGATTGCATGTGTGTCGTGTGTAGTCACCTGGAAAAAAAGATCTCAGTCTCACCCGTGACCTGTTGCTGTTCCACACTGTAATACAAAAAAATCAATGCAGTCAAACAGCTTGACAGCAAAAACCAGAAACTGTTCCCCAAAGTGtcagagagtgtccaaaggcaGAGAAAATGGTACTTTGGAACTTTAAAACGAGTCCTTGGGGATTTATACTTAATAAAAGAGAAGCagtgggggggttttgggttggtctgggtattttttttaagagcagCAGAATTggctctgcagccagctctgTGCTTTTCAAGGCTCAGTGTTGTCTGAGGCAGCGTCTGCCCTTGAACCCTCATTAGTATCTGACTCAGCTTTGTTAGCACCAGCAAGAACTTTTACTGATTCCAGGCAAAAGCAAGTCCCCGCTTCCAGGCTGCCTGTTAATAGGGAGAGTGGGATTCTAATGGTCTTTGAAAAACTGGGAGCCTGTTCAATAGCCAGACCTAAAAATA from Aphelocoma coerulescens isolate FSJ_1873_10779 chromosome 14, UR_Acoe_1.0, whole genome shotgun sequence includes these protein-coding regions:
- the MED9 gene encoding mediator of RNA polymerase II transcription subunit 9; this translates as MASGPAGRAAEEPPPPEPPAEQKSPPLPPAQEEFSFLPLVHDIIKCMDKDSQDVHQVLNELKNKFQEMRKLISSMPGIGVSPEQQQQQLQNLREQVRTKNELLQKYKSLCMFEIPKE